The Onychomys torridus chromosome 4, mOncTor1.1, whole genome shotgun sequence DNA window GCTTTTATTGGTGCCAGGCACCTCATCCATTACCCTCAAGCTGACTGAATTAGAGAGAAGCGAATATACTGaacaggagcaggaagaagcCTGCTGTTAGTGTGAACTCTGGGTGAACTAAATCTGACAGCAGGTTTCATCTTTTAACATCTGGAGTGGACTAGCTTGCTATTTAGAGACTATATTTTCCTTGATCTCTAATAGTTGTATTAAGCattaatgtttattaaaatggaatattactctCTAATGTGTCATTATTTAAAGAcaccagttttcttttttctctctctccctcacttcccCCTACTGAGGTGTGAACCTAAGGCCTCATGCTGGTCAAGCACTGTAGCTATAAGTTGAGCTATGTCTCTCAGtgttaacattttcaaaagcttactgttttgttctttttcctcttcGTATATTGGGAACATAACTCAAACTAGCATACCTTCTAAGGTGGTAAATTCTTTGAGTCCAAGACATTTATTAAAGAATATTGACTTTAATGGATATCAGATTTAAAATAGAAAGCATAAAAGATATCTTTTGAAGactacacaggaggcagagacaggtgtatctctgggagttaagaggccagcctggtctacagagtgagttccaggtcagccaagtctacatagtgagaccttgtttcaacaaacaacaaaacttttCAGTATAGATTGAAGTTTGGTGCTGTACCCTGAGAGAAATCTCAGTTAAATTTTTGTGGAAGTTTTTAGTGATCTTGAACTAGTGTCTTAATGTGATGTCCTTGAACTAGCTTGGCCCATGTGATTAATAGTCTTATTTAGTGTTAGCTCTGAAATGAAAACATGATGATTTGTTGGTATATCTAGGCAAGAACTCTAGAAATGAATCTACTTGCTCTTTCCCCCTCTCTACCTGTGTTTTAGAAATTTGATGTCTGTGAGTTTTATTTTCAGGGCTGTTTTTGACCTTAAAGTCTTCCTGTCTTGGACTCCtgaggattataggcatgtgctactatacTTGGctcttttattttcaagtttattgACAATCATTGCTTAAAGTTTGTAGACTTTAGCAGATGCTTCTGGCTATCATTTGGAAAGTTATAATTTTATAGTATTTCTTTATGAATAAAACTCCTGagtttcttgttatttatttatttattttactagcACAAACTTTAATTTACTGAAGCTGTTTTCtcatctcttttctcctcctcaacAGGAAAAGTACCTTTTATTCATGTGGGAAATCAAGTAGTATCAGAACTTGGCCCTATAGTCCAATTCGTTAAAGCCaaggtaatgaaaaaaaaatagtaaatgcaTTTgaccatttttattgatttttaaccTAGCTTTATGAAATGCTAAtgtaaattattagaaaatatttctaaacttTAAGTTGGGTGCTTTTTTATAATATACATCAATAGCAAAGATATAGGTTAATTTTCTAATATAGGGTAATTAGAATTTCTGTCATAAATGAAGCTTTTATGTTCTTAAGAAATATCTGGTTGCCCTTTGAAAAGGGAGATGTAGGATGTGTTTTGAAGTTGAAAGTACTAAGTTGCCTACTTGTCAATCAGTAGTTTGCTCATTTGTCTAATTTAGATTTTAACAGTTTAGAAATACTTTCATAGCCATGCGAtagtggcgcaagcctttaatcccagcactcgggaggcagagggaggaggatctctgtgagtttgaggccagcctggtctacagagcaagatccaggaacagcacaaagctacacagagaaaccctgtctccggggGTGGGGTGAAGGTGGGCTGGCGGGGGGCACTCGACATTTTCATTAGCCAGGGATAAATTCCTGAAAGTGTTATTGGGATGCTTTGGCATGTACCTTAGTCAAATTGAGTGAGAAGCTGTACTGTTTCATGTTTCTCCATTGCTACAGTGTTTTGTATCATGCCTTTCTCCCCATGTTGttactaaatttttttttcccatccttGCCCATTTTATAAGTAGCACatgtttgttatttcttttgtttttaaggtttatgCCTGAAAAATACAAGGTTTACTACTGAccagtttgttttctcctttatgAAGTAATTcatcctgtaatttttttctattgaatGTATATAATGACAAATTGATACTACTTAGAAGTGATTAAATATTAGGTATACTTTTATGTATAATACTTTTGTTTTAAGAAGCTTTTTGGAAATTAAGCCATTGGACATTTACATATTATATTAGTTGTTATGATAGTAAGATAACTGAAAGATTTTGTATATTTAATATGATGatgctcttttaaaatttttaaaaattccctttAGGGCCATTCTCTTAGTGATGGATTGGATGAAGTccaaaaagcagaaatgaaagctTACATGGAATTAGTCAACAATATGCTGTTGACTGCAGAGGTATAAGATTataaggtttgaaataaaatataattttgtataaTTTGTATTCTCATATAAGACTTTTCTTATGGGCTACCTTAAAGCCATTGAGAAGTAGGACTCAGGCCGGGGTGGTCATCTGAATTGTTTGATCATTATCTGTAAACAAGTTTCTGAATATTTTCAGCTCTGGTTTTTCTGCTGTAAGGAGTGAGTCTTGCCTATTCACAGTTTTACTTTAGTCTTTTGAAGTTTACTTTAATAAAACCCATAAAATATGTTTAGACATATATTCTGTGCATAAGAAAtgttttctgggtttggggatttagctcaatggtagagcacttgcctagcaagcgcaaggccctgggttcgatcctcagcttaaaaaaaaaaaaaaaaaaagaaatgttttctgtaaAGTACTACCAATAAATTTGATAATTCTGTGCAGTGAATtatccaagagaaaaaaaactcaTGTATTTGATTTACAAAGTTGGCTTATTAGAAATTActatggcaaaaagaaaaaaaaaagaaattgttatgGTGAGAAAGACGTTTGACCCTttgctttttgtgttttaaagtttCGGTGACTGTTCTTTTGTCCCTAGCTGTATCTCCAGTGGTGTGATGAGGCTACAGTAGGGGAGGTGAGTGCTTCTGCAGTATTTATCTTCATTAAAACTTAATGAGAAAACACTTTTGCTCAGAATCGCAAGTCCCTGCTCATAAATGAAACATTGTGGTTTATACCATTAGTGATACAGTTTTTCACTTACTTTCATTTTGCTTGCACATACATTTTAGGGAAGCTATGTGTCATTGTTTGATAGAACTGGTTGTAAACTacataaaagtttatatatttttaaagggaatggtttaaaattttaattttttatgttttatatatatatatatgtttcagaTTGCTTTATGTATGCTCTCTGAAAGTACATACATTTTAGAATTCTGTTTGTAAAGTTGCATTATTTTTAGGAAAGATTCTGTGCTTCACAAAGTCTTTTTGCTTTAGATCACTCATGCTAGGTATGGATCTCCATACCCGTGGCCTTTGAACCACATTCTGGCCTATCAGAAGCAGTGGGAAGTCAAACGTAAGATGAAAGCTATTGGATGGGGGAACAAGACTCTGGACCAGGTCAGTACCGACTGAAGCTAATAAAAGCTTCAGTTCCTATGCATTAAAAATGgcatcactttaaaaaataacctcAATGTAATATTGTaacataaacaacaaaatacttgATATTATTTCTCTTGTGATGTAGTTATATTTCCTGTATGAAAGTTGCATGTGCTTATTTGCCTATAAGGGCTAAATGACAAATAATTTCTGAAATCCTGCCACCTCAGAATTGCCCCTCTTCACTTGGAGAATAGTTTTCTAGATGTCTAAGTAATACTGTCCTCAA harbors:
- the Mtx2 gene encoding metaxin-2 isoform X3, yielding MCNLPVKVVCRANAEYMSPSGKVPFIHVGNQVVSELGPIVQFVKAKGHSLSDGLDEVQKAEMKAYMELVNNMLLTAELYLQWCDEATVGEITHARYGSPYPWPLNHILAYQKQWEVKRKMKAIGWGNKTLDQVLEDVDQCCQALSQRLGTQPYFFNKQPTELDALVFGHLYTILTTQLTSDELSEKVKHYSNLLAFCRRIEQHYFEDRGKGRLS